The Bradyrhizobium sp. LLZ17 genomic sequence GGCCTCTTCAAAACGATACTCGCGCTTGGCCAGCGAACGAAGCCGACGCGCCGAGTATGATGGCGCGAAGGCTCGCCCGGGTGGACCCGGACGGGGCAATGTCCGGTGCGCAAACCTAACGCTCCAATGCGCCGCCGCAATCAAAGCCTCATATTAAGATTGATGTCCGTGCTGCGGGTTAATTCTGAAACTGGTCAGGCTCAATCTGCTCACGACGATTCTGCGGGGTGAGGTTGACTCTGTTTCGCCGCGATGCTCGGAGGTTCATCCAAAGCAGCATCAAGCCTGCTGTGATGAAAAAGACCGTGAGGAAATTCAGCAAAAGCGGAATCACGAAACCGATCTCGATCCTATTTGGCGGCCGATGCATGGCGGGTGTGGCCTGTTGATAATGTAGCGTGTATTGCAGCCTAGCAATATCCGACAGCGCCTTCTGCCTTGATTATGGCCCTCATCCGGTCAGTCATTTAACCAGCGAGACCGGCTAGGCTCGGCACATTGTTTCGGCGGGGCTGTGTGCCGAGCCGCCGCTGTGCGTCGTAAACACCGCGGGTGGAATCCCGCCAGTGCTGCGGCGGAGTACGGCGCGCAGTTCCGCAGCGATGTCGAGACCTTTGTCAATCGAGAAGCCGTGGAAGCGTGCGTCTCAGTGGGCGTCCAAGAACGTTCACCGATATCCGGCGTCACCTATTCGGCATTCGTTGATCCGAGCGGCGGAAGTGCTGACAGCATGACGCTAGCGATCGGCCACTGGCAAGACGACGTTGTCGTAATCGATGCCGTGCGCGAGCGTCGACCACCTTTTAACCCCGAAGACGTGGTGCTTGAGTTCGCCGCAATCCTAAAGAGCTATCGCATTTCGGCCGTGACCGGCGATCGCTACGCTGGCGAGTGGCCACGCGAACGCTTCCGGGAGCAAGGGATTGCCTACGAGCTGGCGACGAAGCCAAAGTCGGACCTCTACCGGGAATTTTTGCCCGCGATCAATTCGCGGATGGTCGATTTACTCGAAGACGCGCGACTTTTCGCGCAGATTATTGGCCTCGAGCGTCGTACTGCACGAGGTGGCCGCGACAGCGTCGACCACGCACCGGGCGCGCACGACGATTTGGCCAACAGCGTAGCAGGCGTGGTTGCTGCGCTGGCCTCGCGCGGGCACGGATATGATAGCTCGATGGAATGGGTCAGCGGACCCGAGCCCGGCCAAGGCCGGTCTCTCTGGGAGCATCCCTACTTCAACGGCGGGCGATCCCGGTGGTAGCAAGATGCATCTTCGCTAGTCATCCAGCGACAACGGAGTTGAGACGTCATGGTTCTTCCGTGAGATATAGGAACGATAAGGGCACGCGCGTGCGGCCCGTGATCGACAAGCAGCCTGAGCGCACGCGCTGTCCCAACCTCGCGGACGCCGTGGTCATGTACTGCTGGCCCGTCGACGAGCTGGCCTACGACACCGGAACGACGGCGCTACTGCGATGAGCCGGGTGGGCCCCATACAGCGTCTGGCTCGGCCGCGGGGGCCCACGTGGGCAACATCGGGATTCGCAGTGCCAGGGGCCCCAGCAACCGGCCTCCGGGCCCGGTCCAAGTGGCCGTCGCCAGCCAGAGGCCTCCTGCCGGTGCGGCGGCCCCCCGCAGGTGCTGCTTTGGCGACTTCCGCCGAAAATCTGCCACCGCCCCGAGGGGGCTTGTAAGGCCTCGCCTAGCTGGTAAAAATCTTACAAAAAGGCATTCAATTACAGTATGTTACGACGATTGCAACACGCCAACGCCGGTTGCCGTGTTGTACCTTTTAGGATTATAGTCTCATGACCAAGACCGCAATTGCGTACATTCGCGTTTCGACCGTGCGACAGGGGAAATCGGGCCTTGGACTCGAGGCCCAGCAAGCGGCGCTGGCCCGGTTCGCCGAAGCCGAGGGCTACGACCTAATCCAGACCTTCAAGGAGGTCGAAACCGGTAAGGGTGCAGATGCCCTCGATCGCCGACCGCAACTCGCGGCGGCGCTGAAGGCGGCTCGGAAGCTCAAATCGCCGATCATTGTTGCCAAGCTCGATCGGCTGAGCCGAGACGTTCACTTCATTAGCGGGCTAATGGCGCACAAGACGCCGTTCATCGCCGCGGAGTTGGGCGCTGACGCCGACCCGTTCATGTTGCATCTCTACGCCGCGTTGGCTGAAAAAGAGCGCGCGATGATTTCTCGTCGTACCAGGGACGCGCTGGCGGCCAAGAAAGCCCAGGGTGTCAAGCTGGGCGGACTGAACGCCAAGGGCATCCAGAACCGCGACGAGGCCAAGGAACGCGCTGAGCAGTTGCGTCCGATCTTCACCGAACTCACGGGCCGATCCGCGCGAGCTATCGCCACGGCACTGAATGAGCGCAAGATAGCCACGCCAACCGGTGGGAATTGGCACGCAGCGACTGTAATCCGCGTTCAAAAGCGGATTGCAGAAGGTCGTTCAGCCTGATGGGCGCAGTTTAGTCGTCGCCAACATGACTCTTTGTCCATGCTCGCTCACTGATGCGGTTTGCTAGCTGTGAGCTTTCAGGATAGTTCAGTAAATGCATTGCCGCACCCAGTAGCCACCGCTCACCCGTATCCACTGGCATGGGCTTGGAGGTGGCTCCTTGATGATCGGCCACCCGTGAATATCGATATTCGTCGGCGCGGTGATGCCGCGCCAATACACCGCATTCGCTTCGGAGGAACGGAAAACGAGGGCAGCCGCTAGACAGACAATGGCAACGCCGACCAAAAACAATCGATGCATTGGTTCTATCCGCCGAGATAAGTGGTTCCCGATGTTACCCCGGCTCCGCGACTAGGCCAAGAGACGGCGCCATATCGACAAGCGCGCTAAAATTCCTTGAGCAGGCTTTCTTGTCCTACCCCTCTTTATCCCTTGAGGGTATGCGGAGGGACTCTCAAAATGTCTGGGATATTAAAACGCGAGATCGGGCTGCATTCATAGAAAAGATCTCTTCGACTTCGAGACGCATGGTATCGCGGCATTCGCACGCCACCGTTGCGAGCCGCGATGGGTCGATCTCGATTTCGCCTCGCCGTACAGATCTGATCGCTCCGGAAGCGCGCAGGTTGCGCATCAGGAGCGTCACCGTCGTTCGTCGCACACCCAGTATTTGCGAAAGCGCCTCCTGGGTGAGCGGGAGGACGTCGTGGTCGATGCGGTCGCGAAGATGGAGCAGCCAGCGTGCCATGCGGGCTTGAACCGGATGCAGCGCATTGCAGGCTCCGCCGACTTGAAACTGTATCAGCATCGCCTTGAAGTGAATCTGGACAGCGTGACGGATCGCGAGGCTCCGGCTGAATGCGGTGTGGAATCGCGATGCCGGGATTCGCGAGGCGGTGCCCGCGGCACGAACGATGGCAGTAACGGCCGCAGGGGACGGCCCCAGCACGGAAAGAGTGCCTATGGCTCCCTCGCGCCCTATTACGGCGCTGGCGACCGTCTGCCCGTTCGCCATATCGATCATCACCGAAATGGCGCCACTATGAGGGAAGAAGACGTGCTCGGTCTGGTCACCCGCCCGCGAGACGACCGCATCCCGATCGAGCGCGACCATCTCTAGCTCCGGTGCCAGCAGATCGAGGTCCGCCGCCGGTAGTGCTGCCAGAAGTCGGTTACCAATTCCGCTTGGAAGCGTCACTGTAGCCCGCCGCGAAACATCCGCTGCATGGCATTTCGAGCGGTACAGGGCGGCAGCTTCAAACTTTGTTTAAATCCGCCTACGCTACGCGCTCCGAAAGTCAGTTCAGCTGCGGAAGCTCTCCATCGCAAAAATAAAACTCCAAACCCGACCGCGAGGCGAATTTCTGTCTCGCAGGATCGTTGAGAGGTTTAGATTCAGGGGCTACGCGGCACAATTGCAAAATGCGTATAGGTAACACCATAGGGAGTTCCAATTTCTGGGGCGCGGCAAATGCTGCGGCGATCTCGAAAGGGTGGTGCGCAGAATCACGCCGCGGACCGCGATCGGCGCGTTGATGCGCGCAAGCTACTGGAAGCTGGCGTCCAGGGACTCCGCCGACCCGTCCCGCCGAGACAGACGATGCCTGCATATCTCGCGCATGCGGACCAACCAGTCGTTCGGTCCGAAAGGGTGGCATCAGCGAAGTAGCGGCAGTGTTCTATGAGGTCCGCTCAGCGAGGCACGGCGGACCAGATTTTCTCACGTTGAGTTTTCCGCGTTTCACCCGGAACGGACATCGGGAATTCTGCAAGTGCTGCTCCTGTCGCCTTCCGAGGATGACCTTGGAGGTTACAATGACTCATTCATGGTGCTTGGGACGGACGTGAAGTAGTGGCCATTCATGCTTCTTGATGGCCGTGCAACCGATGCGGTGCGGGTCCGTGAATGTGATCGGCGTAACCATAGGAGCGCCTCCGGAAAACGCAAATCCGCCCGGACGCGACGAAGGTGTCGGCGGCTCTCAGAGGATGAGATCGTGTTGGAAGGGTGGGTGTCCGCCCTGGCCAGCAGCCTCCTGCTCGCCGAAACGCCAACCCTCCGGCGTTGGATCGGCCCGATGGGGCCATGCGGCTGTGGCGGAATCGTGCTCCGGATCGAGCACGGCGACGGGGGCCGAGGAAGCGACTGCCGGCGACGTCAGGCGCGCATGTTGTTGTTCCAAACTCGTGTCGAAATGGAAGGCGGACTCGACCCGGTCGGCTAAGCCGAGATTGTCGGCGCCGTGGATGACCACGGTCACGACCTGGGGGGTGCCGTCGATCGTGGTCACGGTGAAGGTGTCGGTCAGCGCGTCACAAGACCTCAAGGCCTGGACCGCAGGGTTGTCGGAATTGAGGACATATGTCCACGTGCCGCAGGTGGTCATGGTGAAATTCCCGTAGCCGTGGTCGCTCCCCTGCGGGCATGTCGTGGCTGTGAAGGTGTCGTCGGGATTATCGACGTCCCTGTCGGACAGAGTGCCGCTGGCGCGTGGCGGGGGGCGCAGGAGTTGCTTGGCTCGGTCACGCGTGCGCAAATATCGCCGCAGACGACCGCGGCGTCGTTGGCACCCTCGATGGTGACGGTTACCGTCTGTGCCGTGCCGTCAGCGGCCCTCACGGTGAAATCGTCAGTGAGCGACTGACCTGCGTTCAGCGCCTGCACCGCGCAATTGCCGTTGTCGAGCGCGAAGCTCCAGTGCCCGTCCGCGGTCATGGTGAAGCTGCCGTAACCGTGGTCGCTCGGCTCTGGACATTTGACGGGAACGAACGCGTTCGACGGGCCGTCGACGTCGGTCGCGGTCAGAAGGCCGCCCGCGGTTGGGACGCCCTGCGCGGAATTGTGGACCCCGCCCGCTTCGACCACGCGACCATGCGTGTCCCCGGAGATGACGGCCGGATCGTCGGCGCCTTGGATGGTCATCGTGACGACCTGCGGCGTGCCGCCGATCGTGGTCACGGTGAAGGTGTCGGTCAGGGTCTGGTGCGCTGTAAGCGCCAGCACCGCGGCGCTGGCGGAATCAAGCGCGTAGGTCCAGTGCCCATCGGACGTCATCGTAAAGCTGCCATAGCCTTTGTCGCTGGCCTGCGGAGAACTCACCGCCGTAAACGTGTTGGCCGGATCGTCGACATCGGTGTCGGCGAGCTTGCCGGTCGCGGTTGGGACGTCGTGCGCCATGGCCGCCGCCGCGATTGCGGCGGCAGTCATGGCGATCGCGGCGACGGATCCGCCGGTCTCACCGCTTATCGCCGCCGCGTCGTCGGTGCCGGCGATGTCGATCGTGAAGGTCTGGCTCGCCGAGGCGAAGCCGTCGGACGCCGTGATTATGAAGCTGTCGGCGTTCGGCGCCTTCAGCGCGTTGATGGCGTCGTTGTTCGGTACGTAGGCGTAGGAGCCGGTCGCACTGTTCAAGTACAGGATCCGAACGAGCCGGCCTTCTCGACATCATAACTTGCGCCCGCGTCGGTGAAGGGGCCGACCGCGCCGCCCGCGATGCCAAAGGTCGGCGTCGTGCCGGAGCCGAAGCTCGTGGCCGAGAAGCTGCCGCTGCTCGCCGAGAACTTATCGAACGCGACTGTGTCGATCTCGACCGGGCCCGACCCGAGCGTTAGTGTCGGTGGCGAATGGATCAAGGGCCCATCCGGCACGATGCTGGCCGGCACCACCAGCCCGGGAAGGGCATGTTGGGGACTGGGCCCGTCCGGCGCCTGGAAATCGATCGGCTGCGGCGCCTCATCAACCGCTTCGCCCGGAGGCGTGCCGGATCCGGCCGGCCCATGGTCCTTCGAGTAGTTGGCAAGCACGTCCTGCTGCTGGCGCTGCAGGTCCTCCATCCGTGACGCGTTGTTGCCGATCTGCGCGAAGCTGACGGACGATCCGGTGTTGCTCAGGACGACCGTCTGCCCTGGATCGTCGACGATGATGTGTCGCGGCACCGCCTCCTTCGTGACGAGTTCGAAGGTGCCATGCTCGAACCCTTTGTAGGTGATGGAGGCGTCGTCGAACACGGCGAGATCGGGATCAGCCGCCGACGCTTCTTTCACCGCCGACAGGATCAACGCGACGAAGGACAGCCCTCCGGCCCATCCGAGTCCCGCGACGACGGTCGACTCCACAGCGCGGCGGCCGCTGACGGACGGCGGACTGCGTTGGTCCGGCGCCGGCAAAAGACCACTGAACACACGTGCGAGCGACATCCTGAACGCCTCGCATACTGCCGCTTCCGCCGAAGAGATCGATGTAGCGTGAGTCAACGCGTCGGGGTTTCCGGATCGACGCCCCAAAGTAGGCTTTCTCGTCCCGGCGCCCCTGCACCGCAATGTCGACTCAGTACGCGCAAATGCGCTCTTTTGTTAGCGCGGAGCGGTCAGGACCGCCGTCCGCCTTGACTAAAAAGGGGTAGTCACATTTTGCGATATGGTGCGCCGGGCGCGGCTCTGGCAACATTGGCGCCGGGGTGGATCGGGCTCTCAACTGACGGGAGCGGCCGCATGCGCGGACAAAGGACGGTTGCAGGGCTTCTGGGCCTTTTGCTCGTGACGGTGGCGTGTTCGCCTGCGCCGGTTCGGGCGCAGGACGTCAAGCCGATCGGCAAGGTCGTGACCGTCGCTGGCAAGGCAATGATCGAGCATATCGATGCCGCGGTTGTGCAGGCGAGACTGTCCGACGATGGGGCCAGCGCGAAGGTCGGCGATCCAATCTATCGGGGCGACGTCGTCAGGACCGGCGCCGACGGCCGCCTCGGCATCAATTTCGCGGACGGCAGCTCCTTCAGCCTGTCGAGCAACGCCAGCATGGAAATGAACGAGTTCGTCTACGATCCGGACGGCAAGGACAATTCAACCTTGATCAGCCTGACCAGAGGCACCTTCACCTTCGTCGCCGGCAGCGTCGCCAAGACCGGAAGCATGAAGGTGGACACGCCCGTGGCGACGTTGGGGATCCGGGGCACCACGCCTCACATCGAGATCTCCGACGACGGCACGGTCAAGTTCGCCACCCTGATCGAGGAGGGCAAGGACGCCGTCATGAAGCGCAAGGCCGGTCCGGCTGTTGCGCCTCCCCGGCAGCGGAGGGCCGACCGCGCGCTCGGCGTCTGCCGGGGATGCTGAAGGTCTTCGGGACGGCGCCGGTGATGATCCTGTTACTGGTCGCCCCCGCGTCGGCGCAGAAGCCGGAAGGTCAATTCCGGAACGTCGAGCTCTGCAACGCCACCTCATCGCCCGACCGCAGGATCGAGGCCTGTTCAGCCTTCATCGTAGGCGGCCGTGGTGGGCCGCAGGCCATGGCCATCGCCCACAACAACCGCGGCATCGCCTACGCGGCGAAGGCCGACTACGACCGCGCCATCGCCGACTTCGACGCGGCCATCGACATTGATCCGAGCTTTGCCAAGCCCGTCAACAACCGCGGCGCGGCGAGACTGAGGACAGGGGACTACGACGCCGCGATGGAGGATTTCGACCGGGCCATCGCGCTCCAGCCGGCCTACCCCGGCGCCTTCGTCAACCGCGCCGAGGTCTGGCTGAAGAAGGGCGATCTCGTACGCGCCGAAAGCGACTACGCCACGGCGACTCGTCTGAACGCCGACATGGAAGGGGCCTGGAGCGGCCTTTGCTGGATCCGGGCGAGCACGGGCGACCCGCAAGGCGCGGTGGAAGCCTGCGACAGGGCGATCGGGTCGGGCGCGCATACGGCCGCGACCTACGATTCCCGCGCGCTCGCCCACCTGAAAGCCGGACGGACCGACGCGGCCATCGCCGACTACGACGCCGCACTGCGCATCGACCCCGGGTTTGCCGCAGCGCTATATGGCCGGGGCCGGGCGAAGATCCGCAGAGGCGAGACGGTTTCCGGAGAAGCCGATGTCGCGGCCGCGAAAGATATCCGGAGCGACATCGGCGAGGAATTCGCGCGCTACGGGGTACGGTAGTCCGTCCTCAACGCGTGCTCGTCGGAGAATGCCTTCGCCGCCGCGACGCTCGCGCTGGTGGGAGCTAATAACTACGGGCGATGCACAACGCGCTGCACTTGAACTGCGGCCATTTACCCTTTCGCCGAGTTGGAATGCCAAACTCGTTAAGAGCTGCTGCAAGCTCCCTCAGCGTACGCAGCGAGCCTTAGCTCCGCTCATCGGGGCTACGTCGACAGCGATGTCCTTAGCGCGATTTTGCGGGGCTTCTCACGCCCATTCCCGTGTTTTGCTCCCAGCACGACAACTCAATCACGAGCGGTGGGCAGATGAATACCAAGCGATCTCCCAGTGGAGTTTCCCACCAAGCTCGAACTGATAGTCAACAACAAGGCCGCCAAGGCGCTCGGATTGGAAATTCCACTGTCTGTCCTTGTGAGGGCCGATGGAGTGATCGAGTGAAGTCTGAAGTCATCGCGCCAAGCGGGCCCTTGGTCTCACCATTCCAAGCTCCGTCCTTTTGCGAGCCGACGAATTGGTCGAGTGACGCCGTTCAGTCTCAAAAAACATATGCGCAAACTCAAGACCCGAACTTCCGCTATTGGCCCGAATGCGAAGTTTGCCGCTGCACCGACAAAGTCAGCTTGTCAGCAGACCGGAAGCCATCAGCCCTGTGCCTAACCCGCGCTTTTGACCGATGCCAGACATCATTGCCCAATAGACATGCCCAAGGTCCGGCCATAGGCTTTCTGCTGATACTTCGGTACGGATGAGCTGAGCCGTCCCGCGATCTTTTCTATGGCGTCACGGAAGGCACTACAATGGCTGAACTTATCAAGGTTGGCGAAATGCAATTGCGGTTTTTGCGCACCAAGTATGATACCAGCGGGGCGCTTGATATGTTTGAGGTGGTGATCCCGCCCAACTCCCGTATGCCGGTCCCGCACCATCACCGTGACTGGGAAGAAACGATCTATGGTCTTGAGGGCGTCATCACCTGGACGGTCGCCGGCAAGCGCATCGAGATCAAGCCCGGAGACGATCTCTTCATCCCGCGCGGTGTTGTCCACGGGTTCGTCAACGAGACGCAGGCGATTGCGAAAATGCTTTGCGTTCTCACGCCAGGCGTTCTCGGGCCGGAAGTCTTCCGAGAAATGGCGATAGCCGTCGGCGGCCCTGCGCCTCCTGATCCTGCCCGGATGGGCGAGATCATGAAACGTCACGGCCTGATACCTGCGCCATCTTGATTAAGTAGGCCGGCTGCATTCGCGCTCTGCTCGCGAACCGCGTGTTATTTGTGAATGTCGCTTGTTGGCCCACCCAACTCGGACCTCCCGACCGGCGCCCGTGATGTCCGCCCGGTGCTCAACCCGAAGTGAGCAGCCGAGGATACGGAAAGCCGCTTGTGACCCAACGCGGACATTGGGCCTAGCTCGACAGCAGCCCGACCAACCCCGGCAGACAGGTCCCGTTGGGAGTGCCGATGCCAAGACACCACCTACGCATAATCGCGCCATCTACGAACGGTCGCAGTCATGTAGCAGATTGCTGGGTCGCAAAATCAATGCACTCAAGAGCTACGTGCGGGCTCATGACTTGGGCGGCGTGAGGCCGCCCAACTGGATCATGAGACCGAGAAAATCTGCACTGGACCAACGTTCAACAACACGGTCGCCAGAGAAGCGCATCATCGTGATACCCGGCAGCACTATTGGCCGGCCGGTCGTTGCAACTCCCATGAAGGAACCCCGGTGTAGACCTGTCATGGTAAAACGGCAGCAATAAAGATCGCCGTCCGTCATTACTTCATGGAATTCCAACGGGGGAGGATCGCCGAACGAAGACCAAATCTGTTGGTAGAACCCGCTCACGTCGGCCTTGCTCATAGGCTCGGGCGCGTAACCGTGCAGCTTGATTGTCTCGTCATAGAGCCTGAGATATCCCGGCAGATCGCCTTCATTCCAACGCTGACGCGCCTCTTCAACACGGCTGGCGATCGCATTCATTGCTGCCTCCTATCGCAGTCACTGAATTATTCATTCTGTCCGTTCAAATTCTCAAACCCGCCGGCCAAGCGTGTTATTCATCGTCAATTACCGCGTAGCCGCAGCAGCAGGCTAAAGGAATGCAACAATTGCGAAAAGGGCCGAGAAGTCTCTTTCTGTCCCATCTGCGACTTCGGAGGGCATCCGCTCATCGCCGATGTGGGCGGTGAACCGAACATCAGGCGGCCAGCCGCCTAATAGCTACGTGCTCTAGTCCGGCGCCGGACCACGAAAATAGTTTGTTAGCTTGTGCGTGTGAAACTTGGAGCGTGCCGATTACCGCCGATTGCGGCACATGGAATGGGAATACCGGCCCCGGCTGTTTTCTCCCAACCTGCGGCCGGGACCGTTTGAACTTGTGAGGCATCGTTCAACCCGGTCCACAACAATGTTTAGAGGCGTTGCTATCGCGCTATTTGGGCTGACCATTCTTTCGCAGCTCGATCAGGCGCTCTTCTATGGACGAAATACTGACGCTGCTCTCAGACTTGTGCGGGAGATTAGTCGCGGCTTTGGGCTGTAGGACGGCGCCGCGCATTCATCGGGCCACGCGCCAGCGGCGGCTACTTCTTCAACAGCAGCCCTATCGTTCGCGCCATTCGCCTCACTGATCCTGCGTGACGGCCCAGCTCCGTCTCAGCAGCGTAGCGGTGTAGCAGAACCACCTGCGATTGGGCTGCTGATGCTATGAGGTCCGGACACGCTGTCCGGCCCTCGCCCCTAGTCGCCTAGAGGTGTCGAGACAATCCGGAGACACGGAAGGCACCTGTATATGCGCGCACCTTTCCGATCTCCAATGGCAGGCAATCTTCCGATTGGCGTCATTTCGCGAGTGCACTTCTCGCATTCGGGAGGTCGCTTAGTACCGTCATCGACTGACATACTTGAGCCATACCAGATCGGGCGACGGCGCGGTACTTGGGACATTTACGGATGGGCGACTTACTCTACGCCAAGATCGGCTTGGCTCAGGGTGAGGCTAGTCACTGCGAAGACTTCGCGGTCGCGGATCAGAATTTGTTTTCCGCACGGCACATAATTGATGTAGCCTAATAGTACAGCCGCCAGCGGGTAGTGCCGAACGCCCGTCTATTTTTCAGCGGTATGTTGCCCCACGGCGGGGTCTATGGTCCTGCACTCGACGCGGCTTTAGCCGCCTGTTTGTTGAGCTCGAAGTAAATCTGACGCCTTAATTTCTGAACATTCCCCGACAGGAGGAAGTCACCATGCATTTTTGTATGACAGGGCAATACACACCAAAATCTCTCAACACCATCATGGAAAATCCCAAAACCAATCGCTATGAGGCGGCCAAGAACCTTATCGAAGCCGCCGGTGGAAAATTGATATCAATGTATAGCACCGCTGCCGAAGGCCCCGGCGTCTTGGTCATCTTCGATGTGCCCGATCCCAGCGCAGCACCGGCCATTTCCGGCACAGTGGTAGCAGCCGGCGCCATCCACAATGTGAGCCTCATTAGGCTTTGGACACAGGACGAAATTGCCAAAGTTCGTCAAACTGCAAGCCAGCTTCGCGGAAAGTACTCCCCGCCCGGCAGCTGAAGATATCGGGCGCCTGTCCACAGCCAAACTAAGTAGTTGCTTCAATGTTGGTGGCAGTCACTCTGCCAGCAACTGCCGACCAACGTACTCAGCGAAGCTGTCTGTTGCAACAAAGTCAGCTTGATCTAATTTCGAAAAGGAGATTTTCGTGAAGTACATGATTGAATACACAATCCGTGCAACTGGGCTAACTCACACCGAGAACTTTGCGAGCGCTCAGGCTCTATTGGCCGCGTTCGGCAAGTGGAAACCCGAGGATGGATTGACGGTCCACGCTTTCACGTCAAACCTCGCTGGCAACGCAGGCTACGTTTTCGTCGAAACAACCGATCCGAAGGTCATCGTCTCGTTTGTCTCGAAGTACAATTTTTGGAACGAGGTCAAAGTAGTGCCTGTGATCGATGTCAGCGAGGCGGTGCCGGTAACAGCGGCCTCTCTAGGTTGGGCTCAGAGCGCATCAAAGAGCTGATCACCGGACCGGCATCTGCAAGCTTGGACCGGCGCTTTTGATGAGCATCGCGGCTTTCCAGCGGCGACTATTCTGGTATGAAAAGCCGACTACCGTTCTTGTGTTTATTTCGAAATCGTTTTGAGGTGGGCATATGTTTGTGACCGTTGTCGCTGTGCTTTGCCATTTTTCATCAACCGCTTGCATCGAAGAAATCGTCACCAGCTCGGCGTTAGACAGCGCCGTGACGTTTCAGAGCTGCGCCATCGGAGGTCAAGCGGGCCTAGCCAAATGGAAGGAAGATCACCCGGTCTATCGTTCTGAGAATTGGCATATCCAGCGGTACAAGTGCGTGCCGGGGGATTACAAGCTGATTGCTCAACATAAAATCTAGGCGGCCGAGATCGGCGCGGATAGATCGCGCATGCTAAAGCGATGCGCCGTCATCATCGTTCTTGCCGACGAACTTGCCCTGTCCACCGAGATCGCCGACATCATGAGGGCAACAGCAACAGGGCTGGAGGAGCGTCGATCTCGATCTCGAACATATTGCAAGCAAGCTGACTGCTCTCCGGAGAGAGGACCGCGTGGGGAATGGTGCAACCAGTATTAGTAGGGCAGCCATCGCCCTTGCCTTTTGGCGTGGTGAGGATGCGGGAGCATGTCTCCCCTCGGCAGGCATTCAACGGCCTCTGTTAATTTCTTAGCCGGACCCGCTATAGAGGTGTATGGTTCAGTCGCTACTTTGAGCTGCCACCGAGAATGTGCCGAGCATTCACTTTTCACAGGCAGCGACAGGGCTATCGGCAGGCAGCAAGGCTGTCCAAAGCCAAGCGACTTTATTTGGGCTGTTGCCCTCGATCAATTCTGCCAAAGCACACTCGATTGCAGGAGTAAATTCAATGAGAAAGCGTTTTCTGTTGACGGTTGTGGGTCCCGCACTCGCTTTGATCAGCACGTTCGGAATGGCGCGGGCCGAGACTATCGGGCGGTATGATTGCAACATCGTTGGG encodes the following:
- a CDS encoding recombinase family protein, whose translation is MTKTAIAYIRVSTVRQGKSGLGLEAQQAALARFAEAEGYDLIQTFKEVETGKGADALDRRPQLAAALKAARKLKSPIIVAKLDRLSRDVHFISGLMAHKTPFIAAELGADADPFMLHLYAALAEKERAMISRRTRDALAAKKAQGVKLGGLNAKGIQNRDEAKERAEQLRPIFTELTGRSARAIATALNERKIATPTGGNWHAATVIRVQKRIAEGRSA
- a CDS encoding Crp/Fnr family transcriptional regulator, producing MTLPSGIGNRLLAALPAADLDLLAPELEMVALDRDAVVSRAGDQTEHVFFPHSGAISVMIDMANGQTVASAVIGREGAIGTLSVLGPSPAAVTAIVRAAGTASRIPASRFHTAFSRSLAIRHAVQIHFKAMLIQFQVGGACNALHPVQARMARWLLHLRDRIDHDVLPLTQEALSQILGVRRTTVTLLMRNLRASGAIRSVRRGEIEIDPSRLATVACECRDTMRLEVEEIFSMNAARSRVLISQTF
- a CDS encoding VCBS domain-containing protein, with the translated sequence MSDRDVDNPDDTFTATTCPQGSDHGYGNFTMTTCGTWTYVLNSDNPAVQALRSCDALTDTFTVTTIDGTPQVVTVVIHGADNLGLADRVESAFHFDTSLEQQHARLTSPAVASSAPVAVLDPEHDSATAAWPHRADPTPEGWRFGEQEAAGQGGHPPFQHDLIL
- a CDS encoding VCBS domain-containing protein, with product MNSATGSYAYVPNNDAINALKAPNADSFIITASDGFASASQTFTIDIAGTDDAAAISGETGGSVAAIAMTAAAIAAAAMAHDVPTATGKLADTDVDDPANTFTAVSSPQASDKGYGSFTMTSDGHWTYALDSASAAVLALTAHQTLTDTFTVTTIGGTPQVVTMTIQGADDPAVISGDTHGRVVEAGGVHNSAQGVPTAGGLLTATDVDGPSNAFVPVKCPEPSDHGYGSFTMTADGHWSFALDNGNCAVQALNAGQSLTDDFTVRAADGTAQTVTVTIEGANDAAVVCGDICARVTEPSNSCAPRHAPAALCPTGTSIIPTTPSQPRHARRGATTATGISP
- a CDS encoding FecR domain-containing protein; this translates as MRGQRTVAGLLGLLLVTVACSPAPVRAQDVKPIGKVVTVAGKAMIEHIDAAVVQARLSDDGASAKVGDPIYRGDVVRTGADGRLGINFADGSSFSLSSNASMEMNEFVYDPDGKDNSTLISLTRGTFTFVAGSVAKTGSMKVDTPVATLGIRGTTPHIEISDDGTVKFATLIEEGKDAVMKRKAGPAVAPPRQRRADRALGVCRGC
- a CDS encoding tetratricopeptide repeat protein gives rise to the protein MLKVFGTAPVMILLLVAPASAQKPEGQFRNVELCNATSSPDRRIEACSAFIVGGRGGPQAMAIAHNNRGIAYAAKADYDRAIADFDAAIDIDPSFAKPVNNRGAARLRTGDYDAAMEDFDRAIALQPAYPGAFVNRAEVWLKKGDLVRAESDYATATRLNADMEGAWSGLCWIRASTGDPQGAVEACDRAIGSGAHTAATYDSRALAHLKAGRTDAAIADYDAALRIDPGFAAALYGRGRAKIRRGETVSGEADVAAAKDIRSDIGEEFARYGVR
- a CDS encoding cupin domain-containing protein, coding for MAELIKVGEMQLRFLRTKYDTSGALDMFEVVIPPNSRMPVPHHHRDWEETIYGLEGVITWTVAGKRIEIKPGDDLFIPRGVVHGFVNETQAIAKMLCVLTPGVLGPEVFREMAIAVGGPAPPDPARMGEIMKRHGLIPAPS
- a CDS encoding ester cyclase, with product MNAIASRVEEARQRWNEGDLPGYLRLYDETIKLHGYAPEPMSKADVSGFYQQIWSSFGDPPPLEFHEVMTDGDLYCCRFTMTGLHRGSFMGVATTGRPIVLPGITMMRFSGDRVVERWSSADFLGLMIQLGGLTPPKS
- a CDS encoding GYD domain-containing protein — encoded protein: MHFCMTGQYTPKSLNTIMENPKTNRYEAAKNLIEAAGGKLISMYSTAAEGPGVLVIFDVPDPSAAPAISGTVVAAGAIHNVSLIRLWTQDEIAKVRQTASQLRGKYSPPGS
- a CDS encoding DUF3303 domain-containing protein — its product is MIEYTIRATGLTHTENFASAQALLAAFGKWKPEDGLTVHAFTSNLAGNAGYVFVETTDPKVIVSFVSKYNFWNEVKVVPVIDVSEAVPVTAASLGWAQSASKS